One genomic region from Argentina anserina chromosome 2, drPotAnse1.1, whole genome shotgun sequence encodes:
- the LOC126785368 gene encoding abscisate beta-glucosyltransferase-like, whose product MDSELPVEMYFFPFVGGGHQIPMIDTARVFSAHGAKSTILSTTLSNALRFRNCIHRDQTLHRLITIHVLDLPNDAAKSTTSMSAAPFTDTSAFQQPLKHFLSQHPPDCVVIDIFHRWASEVIDSLGIPRIVFNGNGFFSRCVRQNVGRFGPHEKVGSDSDPFVVPGLPDRVELTMSQLPIFARKKSGGADKIGQLEDKSFGIVVNSFYELESKYVDYFKNDLKKKAWGIGPVSLCNGDEADKSERGQAASVDEEKLKWCLNWLESKEPNSVVYISFGSLVRLSYKQLIEIGHGLENSTVCFVWVIGKVFVSENESYEDEENWLVGFEKRMREIGRGVVLRGWAPQILMLEHKSVGGFVSHCGWNSTLESVCAGVPMVTWPLSAEQFSNEKLITDLLGIGVQVGSREWASWNMERKEVIGREKVEAAVRRVVGGGDEAVEMRKRASDLLEKAKRAVEEGGSSYEEVDALISELKSLKQN is encoded by the exons atGGATTCGGAACTACCCGTCGAAATGTACTTCTTCCCCTTCGTCGGCGGCGGCCACCAAATCCCCATGATCGACACCGCCCGCGTCTTCTCCGCCCACGGCGCCAAGTCCACCATCCTCTCCACCACTCTCTCCAACGCCCTCCGCTTCCGCAACTGCATCCACCGCGACCAAACCCTCCACCGCCTCATCACCATTCACGTCCTCGACCTCCCTAACGACGCCGCCAAGTCCACC ACCTCCATGTCCGCCGCCCCCTTCACCGACACCTCCGCCTTCCAACAACCCCTCAAGCACTTCCTCTCCCAACACCCTCCCGACTGCGTCGTCATCGACATCTTCCACCGCTGGGCCTCTGAGGTCATAGACTCCCTCGGAATCCCGAGAATCGTCTTCAACGGAAATGGGTTCTTCTCCCGCTGCGTCAGGCAGAACGTCGGTCGATTCGGGCCGCATGAGAAAGTGGGTTCTGATTCGGACCCGTTCGTGGTGCCGGGTCTTCCCGATCGGGTCGAACTGACGATGTCCCAGCTCCCCATCTTCGCCAGAAAGAAAAGTGGTGGTGCTGATAAGATTGGGCAGTTGGAAGACAAGAGCTTCGGGATTGTGGTGAACAGCTTCTATGAGTTAGAGTCGAAGTACGTCGATTATTTCAAGAACGACTTGAAGAAAAAAGCGTGGGGGATTGGTCCGGTTTCTCTATGCAACGGAGACGAAGCTGATAAGTCGGAAAGAGGCCAAGCTGCTTCAGTTGACGAGGAGAAACTCAAGTGGTGTTTGAATTGGTTGGAATCGAAGGAACCCAACTCGGTTGTGTACATTAGTTTCGGAAGCTTGGTTCGATTGTCTTATAAGCAGCTGATCGAGATCGGGCATGGTCTTGAGAATTCGACGGTTTGTTTTGTGTGGGTTATTGGGAAAGTGTTTGTATCAGAGAATGAGAgttatgaagatgaagaaaattggCTAGTGGGTTTTGAGAAGAGAATGAGGGAGATTGGAAGAGGGGTTGTGTTAAGGGGCTGGGCGCCTCAGATTTTAATGCTGGAGCATAAGTCTGTTGGTGGATTTGTGAGTCACTGCGGGTGGAACTCGACATTGGAGAGCGTCTGCGCCGGTGTGCCGATGGTTACGTGGCCGCTCTCGGCGGAGCAGTTTTCGAATGAGAAGCTGATTACTGATTTGTTGGGGATTGGTGTGCAGGTTGGGAGCAGAGAATGGGCGTCGTGGAATATGGAGAGGAAGGAAGTGATTGGGAGAGAGAAGGTGGAGGCGGCGGTGAGGAGGGTGGTGGGTGGTGGTGATGAGgcggtggagatgaggaagaGGGCAAGCGATCTATTGGAGAAGGCAAAGAGAGCTGTTGAAGAAGGCGGGTCATCATATGAAGAAGTAGATGCTTTGATTTCAGAGCTCAAGTCACTGAAGCAGAACTAG